TTTGGAATTCCCTGGATTCAGGAGTTGTTCCTCTGGATTTGGAAATTTGCTCATGTCACTCCACTCTttgagaagggagacagaggaaaaccagggaattacagatgagTCAGCCTGACATCTGTGATGGGGACGTTGTTAGAATCTGTGTTCAAGTGTAGAGCAACAATTGCCTAAAAAAATATGTCAGCTAATCAGAGAGAGTCTGCATGGAAGGGTCGGTTATGTCTGGCAAAGCTAATTTTTAAAGAGGTCTCAAAGGTGATGGATCGAGGTAAGTCAGtggatgttgtttatatggattGTTTCCTTCCTAAAATATACATCCACTTTTGAGAAATGTTTATGCATTTTTTTCAAGTTCTCTTGAAGCTCTAGACTGGTCTTCCCAGTTCTTGGCACATTACCAGATAAATGATGATTTGGGGAGCCCTTGTCCCCCATTCTAGTTCCAAGTGCTGATCAGTACTCTAAGTTCCttacccttattcctgatgattCTTGCATTAGCAtggacacacttcaacccatcacactgactgtacCTTTGTCCTATCAAGTGCCTGTCCCccatcacagactctctgcatgctgtatctggctgttcactaccTACACCATCATCTGATCCACAGTTCagattcccacccccctgccaatctCATTTCAACCCTCTTTAAGAGCTGTGGCAAAATATCTCCTGAGGATAaaggtgcccctccagttcaggtgcaacccgtccttcttgtactggtcccactttccccagaaggTACTCTGATGATTCACATATCTGAAGCCTTCCCTCCTATACCAgctctgcagccacatgttcatgtGCACTCACTCTttattcctagcctcactagcatttggcactggtagcaatcctgagattactttATTGTTCGTCCAGCCTTTTAGCTTCACACCTAACTCCCTATAATCAATTTTCAGGTCATAATCCCTTTTCCTGGCCATGTTATTGGTACCGATGTATACAGCAACTTCTGGCTGCTCTCATTCCCTCATAAGAATTTGGTAACCATGGTCCAGGatatccctgaccctggcacggGGGAGGTTACATACCATCTGGGATTCTCGCTCATgatcacagaatctcctgtctgtccctcacACGATATAATCCATTATCACAATAGCTCTCCTATTTTTcccacttcccttctgagccacagagccagaCTCAGTGCCAATGACCTGGCCActgtggctttcccctggtaagtcatttcccccccagcagtatccaaaacagtatacttactGACGTGTAAGGtggtgcttttgcatggttacatcattaatcccactctCATCACTGCTGAAATCCACTGAGGCCTGTATGCCATCAGCAAGACAcactttagatttagatttaggttttattgtcacagCTGTTCAAGAAAAGTGCAAAAGTGCAGTGATGTGTATACCATATAGCCACACACCATAATATCTCAGGTACGAAGTACTGAGGTAAAAAAATCTTACTACAGATCAGAATAATGAAGAAATAAGTTAAAAAGTACAGTCTTCTTCACGTAAAAGTAAGGGATCGATCCCATCCTCGgacaactgtctttgtggagtttgtacattctgccTGTGCCTGCATCTGACCGAGTGTGCATCAAGGAGCAcgaacaaaactggaatcaatgggtataaGGGGGCAAATATTCCAGTGGTTAGAGTCATAGCTGATACATAGGAAGCTGGCTGTAAATGTTGGAGGACATTCATCTCAgctgcaggacatctctgcaggagttccacaggttagtgtcctaggtccaaacatcttcagctggttcaacaacgaccttccctctatcataaggtcagtagtgacaatgttcgctgatgattaccCAATGTTGTATTCACTATTCATGACTCCACACATgcagaagcagtccatgttcaaatggaacaaggtctggacaatattcaggcttgggctgagaagtggcaagtaacattcatgccacgcaaatgccaggctatgaccatctccaataagggacagtctaaccactgcccctttacattcaatggtgttaccatcactgaatagcccactatcaacatcctaagGTTTATCGTTGACCAAcaactcaactggattcaccatGTAAACGCAGTGTCTACATGAGCCGGTCAGAACTTAGGAATGCTGCAGCGAGTAATGTacctcctgactccacaaagtctgtccaccatctacaaggcacaaaccaggagtgtgatggaatactccccatttgcctggttgggtgcagctccaacagcactcaaaagGCAAAGCAGCCCCCACTTGATTGGCTCCACATTCACAAGCATCTAATCCCTCCCCCACTGATATTCAGTAGCAGCAATGCGTTACACCTACAAGGTGCATTGTAGAATTTCTCCAAAGGTCCTTGGACAGGACCTTCCAAACGTATGACCACTTCACGAGGGCAGCAGATATAGAGGAATACAACACTGGcgtcaagttcccctccaagccactcaccattcagaCTTGCAAATATAGtgccgttccctcactgtcatgGGGTCTAAACccttgaattccctccctaagggcattgctGGTCTACCTCCAGCAGGTGAGCTGCAGTGGTTGAAGAATGCAGCTAACCACCATGTTCTGAAGGGGCAGCTAGGGGCGGGTAATAACTGATGGCCCAGTCAGCGATGCCCACAGCCCCACAACGAAATTAAAAAAAGATcagagttcagacaagatttccacagatgttgccagtaatgaaaggtttgagttaaaatgagaggctggataagctagtATTTTGTTcactggaatgtgggaggaagaaGGGGAACCTTATGGAGATTAGGTTGATGAGGAAATAATCAAAGATCATGGAGAATCTTTCTGTACTCTGAATTCCATAATTCCAATGTTCTGCAATAGTCTTTCATGTGGCACCCTGTCAAATAACTCCTGGAATCCAAATACAATATATCAATGGGCTCACCTTTATTAATAGCACATGTTATTCATTCAATTAACTCCAGGTAATTGACTAAAAATGACTCTTCCTAATTTTTCCAATGAGATTCTCCTTCAAGATTGATTCTAACACTTTCTCCATAACAGTCAGCAGACTAACTGACCTACATTTTCTGCTTTCAGTACCCTTTCCTTCTTCAATAGAGGGACTGTATCAGCTACTATGCAATCTCATTTCCAGATTTGGTTTTGAATTTTAGAATATTGACACCAATACATCTATTATCTCATGACCCACTTAgaaacacagagtcacagagttgtacagcaaaTGAAACGgatccctttggtccaactcacccgTGCCGACCAGAGATCCTAAATTtatctagtcctgtttgccaacattcggcccatatccctctaaacccttcctattcatgcacgtattcagatgccttttcaatgttcttTTAAGAAGCGTTATTGCTTAATTAGGTCTACAATTTCTACTGGTCAATAAATTTGACTGAATCCTTACTGATGGATGGAATCATCACCAACTCACAGACAGTCACAGCATGATTCCCCTCTGATAGGGACTGTACATgctatgcacacatacacatacacagaaagtcACCGATCCATAGACCAGGCTGACCTTGCTCCAATGATTACACTCGGCATGTCTCTCTTCATTGAATAACTGTTGTTTTGTTGAAAAAAAAGACTTTGTTAACGAAAGCTGGTTAGTTGAGCTCTTTGTCCTCAATCAGACATAGCAAAAGCACCCAATTGACCAGATCAGAACAAGATAAAACAATTACATTTTGCTGTGGTAACTGAAAGTGAGAGTGTGCTTTCCTACCTGCATTCCCACTATCATTATAAGATTACCTTCACTCAGAGAAAATGGAGTCAGAACCCAAAGTGATCTAGAAATACAAGCAAAACAATTGTTAAAGAATATATCAGTCACAAAAGAAGCATGTTTATAAAGATTTATGAAAGTCCAGAAGCATTTCATAGTAAGATTCACCCTGAAACTATGAAGCTGAACCCGATGCAGAAATATTATGATAGATGATCAAAAGTCAACCATCAACATACTCCCAAAAGTGAGATTGAAAAAGAGAGTTGTGTGAAATAAGCTTTTAACGATTGAGGAGTCAGCAATGTTGCAGATTCAGTTCTTGCTGAAAATCATGAACACAAAGTAACTTTCTaaccagagagtgatggagacagtCATATAATGTTCATGAGGCACATGCAATCTGATGCTGGGTGAAGAGGTGGACGAGGTATCATTGGTAGGTTTCAATGTGGAATTAAAGTCATAAGCCTCGGGCTTATTTAATGTTGGTGCAGCCTTTAGATTTCAGATTACCTACTTCTACCGACTCATAAGGTGAGATGTATGTCTTTATCTTTCGCAATGTTGGATGACTTTAAAACATCAGTTGGTAGGTGGTGGAATGGAATAGCCAAAGAGCCACGTTGCTGTAGAGATACAGAAGTTGGCACTGTGATGGATGACAGAGGACATAATGGGATTTGGAAGCAACAACATGAGCTTCAAAGTTGGCCCCGAGTGAAAGTAGGATCCGTTGGAGTACATGGTAAATGGAAGCGGTTTGAAGTCAGAATTGGAGTAGCTTAAATTCACTTGTATTTTTTCTTAGTTGGGTTTTATGGTGATGAAATATCAGATACTGTCCAGACTTCAGAGCAATGGTCACATTTAAGATAGCAAGACTGTCCATGTGACTTTCAGCAACCAATGACTGGAGGCAGGATGGGAGAGTGATCAATGGTTCAGCATTTGGAAGCCACTTTCCTGTTGATACATGCGAACAGATAAGATCAGTCGCAGAGACTTGTCACCAAGAAAGGTTTGAGTCATTAACtttggaagagagagtgggaagtaaTCAGGGAGTTTTTTCTACTATCATTTTATGGTACCTGAAATGTGGGACCACGGTCACCAGTTAAAATCAAGATTATTTTTTTCAAGTACAGAAGATGACATCCAGAGGCCTAAATATGATCTggttttattttaattcattcattgaagtgGGTGTTGCCACTGAAGCcaaaatttattgcccatcagtaATTGCACATCGGTCAGCTAAGAgtcaccacattgctgtgggtctggagtcacatggaggtcaGATCTAGTAAGGATAGCAGTTGCCTTCCTCAAAGGATATGAGTGAACTGAATAAGATTTTACAAATAGAAAGTCATCCTGTGGCACCCATTAGTGTCACTTGTTATTGTATAGTTTAGAACACACTAAGAAAGCTATTCCTCTTGAGGCATATTCGTAAGTTAACATGCGTAAAGCAAATAACTCAGCAAATAGAGCCAAAAAGGCCAATTCAAATTAAGAAAATCATCTATTATCAGAAAATTCAGAACCTGGAAGTTTCAAAAATAAAACGTGAGTGTAATAATATAAAtgatggaggtgctggtgttgggttgaggtcagaagtcacatggcacatcacctgatgaagcagcagtgttcCAAAGCTGATTGatttcaaatagacctgttggactataataacctggtgtcgtttgaATTGTGGCAATAATATGCAAACACAGGAATATGAAATAAGGGACGTGATTTATGTTGCAAGACTGTAATATACTTTTGTGTTCACTTTTTGATCTGCTGAGATGTGAGTTTGAATCTGTGTGCATGAAGGGTAATAAGAAATGTGTTAGTCTTTCTGGAACCATAAACTCAAACCATCATGGGTCAGAAAGCAGGTCTTCGGGTTGATACTGGAGAGATATTGTCACATCGTTTGTATTGCAAGGGTTTTATGATCAGCAATGGCGACCTTTGACCCGCTTTTGGGTTTGAAGAATAAATATTGTCTTGTGAAATGAAAACCTAAGTAATGAGGCATTTGGGCATTTTGCAGAGACCAGAAGAGGGTAGTTATATGTTAATCCCCAAAAAGGGGTTAATTCAGAACAGTTTGAAATTTTATCCTACCGCAAGTGTATTAATCGGAAAATTCCAAGCCAGAAATCTTGGGTTATAAATCAGACAGGGTCCTTTGATGCTAAGTATATTCAGTTGTGTGAATAAACAAGGGAAAGACGAACACTCCCAAGAACAAGAAGTGAAAGAAGCAGCTCACTCACGGCTATAGATGTTACACAGAATGAAACTCTCTCATTCAAGTACAGTAAAGTTAGATGGCAGGATATTTTTGCCATTTACTTTGAAAACTGTCAAACCGTTTTATATGAAGAGCACAGATAGTTTCTCATTATTTTCATTCCTTTAATCATGACCCTTTTCATTGTTAAACCAAGTGTGCAGAGTTACAGATTTATCTTTCACTGAAAGGCTGCCGTGTGAAATGATAAATGAAATAAAGATGACCAAGGAATCCTGATTTCTGTTTCCAGTCTGATCTGTCCAACTTTCAAACCATTTGGGACCATGACAGATGATTCCTGAGATAAATGAAAACAGCGGAAAGCTTTTTTTTGTCAAATGAAACTGAAATGAGGCAAACAAAATTTGAGTGGACTCATTTGCAGTTCACTGCCAACACAAACAAATAGCCCAGTAGTTAGATTCGGTGGTACCTATTTGATGGAATGCAACCTCCCTAGCTGAGTTCTTCCTGTCAATTTCTTGTAGATTTTAATTTATGTCTGTGAACACTGCAATGGTGAGGCTTCCTTGGGTGAATTATTCATTATTTTTACTTCAGGTGAAGTAAATCTTGTCTCAATATTATggcaattcaaaataaattaacaTCCAATTGAAGGTAAACCTACGCCACTGCTCGTATTTTCAAACAAACTAACAGCtttgatacaaatcatttgctgGGCGTTTTCTGCTCAATGCTGCATTCTGGGAAAACAAAGTCATATATGGTACTGTCTTATAGATTGCCATCAATTCATTCTGAAAGTAAAGACTCTGCTGATTGCAGTCAGTGGGTATTTTACAGCACTCATGAACTGTTTCCTGAACTTCGACTGAGTTACTCCATAAATGAAcgtatttgtgcagcaactcaagCTCAGCAGGATATATCTAATTCTTTCAAATATATGCAAACTGTCATTGTAAGATTTGGTATCAATTGTTGCAATTCGATAATATAAGAAATTTATTGCATAGGGTGACCACAGCAATATGAAGCTACTCGATATGGTGAACAGTAAAATCATtgacttccttctgctctccatctcaggATCACTGCGCTTCTCTTCCGTGTTCTGACTCCTCAATCCTTTACGGATTCGATTCACCACTAAAACGTATCTGACTGTCAAAGCATTGAAGAGCAAAACTAAACTGAATGGGAGTAATGGTGTTAACACTTTATCAAACCAGTCATAAACCATCCACCTGAGTTCAGTAAAATAGCTGGCCTTCATTTGACAAGACCAGTGTACATTGTCAACCACCATCACCGGTTCCCGCGTAATGAAAATGGGAACATTTTTTATAAAGAAAAGAATGAAGGTTGTTAAAAGAATAACAGCTACTATTTTCACCAAATAATATTTCAGTTTCAGTCTCCGGCAACAAATGGTCACAAACCAATCAGCggagaaagtgacagtgaaccagacagaacagtctgaACTCACATAAAGCAGGAACTGAATCCCAATGCATGCAGGTGTGAGGTGCAGGAATGATCCCTGGTAAAAGTAGTGGTTCAGTTGATACAATATAACATCAGTGACGATAACCATCAGATCCgctgttgccatggccaccaggtaatgAGTAGTGCATCTGGAGAGGACGCATTTTCCTTGGGACAGGATCGCAATTGCCAGTGTATTaactgtaagagggagaagtgaaattagTTTAGAAATTGTAGTTCAAAAAGCCTTCCATTTGAGATAAAATGGCATTAGGGTCGTCAGGAAGAATATCAAAATGTAAAAAGAATTTTAATCCTGATTCCGTCCCACATTAATCTGCATCCAATGAACAAAGGGAGTGGGTGTGTGGTGTTGAACATTAAAAACTGCAAAATTGCTTTGGAGGTGGAAAATGTTCAGTTCTGTATGTTACTGCTGTGTTTAGAATCAAACTGAACATGTTCTATTGGCTTCACTGACATTATTCTGTTAATGGAAACAAAAAACAACATGAGGAGTGTTGCAacctgtccattttcttctgtGTTCCCAACAATTAACCAAGTTGATCACCTAGCCAaggatttaaatgttgtaaggccTCATTTTAGCACGATCACAATGCAAGCTGACACAGAATGATATCATATTAAAAATAAACTGACCCGAATCATGGATTTGACACCATTACCTTACATAATCCCACTTTACAGGACATACACCTTCTTGAACATTATTCTGGAAGAATATGGGAACAGCGGCACACCTGATAGGATAACATATCCACATCATATCAGTAAGTGGATCACGAGTTAGGGATTGAAGTCATGGCAGACAGGTGATAACCATTGAGAACCTGAAATGTGCtgtaagatttaaaaaaaacccatcaaTGAACATCAAGATAACCAAACGGTGCCATCAATTGATCCAGCAGTTTAACAAAGGAAAATACAAAATGAAGAGTTCTTTCATGTGAGAAAGTATATATTAGAACTCATTCTTGCAAATGGTTCCCTCCCTCTGTGTACACAGCCAGCTGTCTATGCTATACCTCAACAATTGTTTTCAATCACTTCGAGCCCAGctcagaaatagacccttcaggccacccatccatgctgaccaggtatcctaaattaatctagtcccatttgctagtattaagccaatatccttctaaacccttccttttcatatacccatccagatgcattttagtgttgtaattgtaccagcctccaccacttcctctggcagctcattccatacacacttcACCATTTGCTTGGAAAAGCTACctcttagctcccttttaaattctttcccctctcaccttaaaccaatgtcctctagttttgggatCCCTTATCCTAGGGAGAAGACCTTAagtatttactctatccatgtccctcagccTTTAATGCTCCGgggaacacagccccagcctatccagcctctccatatagcttaGACTTTCCATCTCCAAcgacatccttgtacatcttttctaatcactttaaaatttgacagcatctttcctattacagggagactggaaatgaaggcaattttccagaagtggcctaactaatgtcctgtacagccacatcctgacatcccaactccgatactcaaagcACTACCCAGTAAAGGCAAGTGTACAAAATACCTTCTTTACCATTCTGCGTATCTGCCACCTCACTTTCAAGAaactgtgaacctgcattccaaggtctgttTGCTTGGCACCAGTcctcaggaccctaccattaagtgtccaagtcctgctctgatttgcctttctgaaatttagcacctcacatttgtctcaaTTTCTGGAAGCTACATTTCGAATCACTAACTGTGTTGAAGACTGGAAAAACATACTTAGTACTGGCCATGTGTTAGTGAACGGTTATCACTGCTTTCCATTCATGAAACTCGCTGGGATTAGGAAATCTCAGCACTTCTTCCTGTAAACTATTCTTTGAAAGAAAAACCTTAATTGGTCAACACAAAAAGGGGCATTAGATTTGTTTCACAAGAAAAGACTTCCTTGCCCATCACCAGCTCAACGCAATGATCGACATTGAAGGTCATTTGTTGTCCCTTGTCCTtcagtacaggagtacagtggaaATCATTTACAATGGCTGCCTTTTAatagtgccatcttaggtaccagTACAAATCTTACAGGGTTAAAAAAAAGAGTGCAGCTATACAaaacagcatcatgaggaaagcAGTAGCAATACTGATAGTGTCTGAGAATGAGTTAGGAATGAGATAGCAATTTACAGTCCAGCCAGGTAAAGAATTACAACAGCAGCAGCTCAACACATGGGGCCAGGGCCCAAGTTCAACAAGTGTCTGCCATTGCTCCAGCCTCCAGACGACTCCCTCACTGGCACTTAGCAGCAACAAGGTCACTCACACTTCATCCTGTGCCGCTCTGGAACATGGGATTCCCCACATGCCGCTCAGGAACATGGGATTTCCCTGCTGCCATAACTCGGGAATTCCATCGGTGGGGGTCTCGCTCTGCTGCCTCTGTGGGACACGGCCCATGTGCTCACCTCCCACCCTGACTCTGGTCGAGAATCATCTCCATTCCTCAGGTCGGGGTAGGTGAAAGATTCGGGGAGGGTGgatgaagaaaaaaaaaactgcaaagtGGAGAAAATtaaaagaaaggaaaaggaatTGGAGAGACAGGAGCTCCGACTGGAGTGTCTTACCCTGCGACTGTCTTAGTATCTGATTTGTCCAGAGGCtgtgtttccctgctgtataattctatgagtCTATGATCTCTGTAATCTATTGCTCACAGGGATTCTCATATTATTGAGTCCCAAACAAAATTTACAACAACCCTGATAATGCACACCTGATGATGGCAGTGCTGACTGACCCAAAGGGCAAATACTTCGAGCAAAATATAAGCGCGGTGACATGGCATTCCACTGCATGGattgatgcaactttcaaagttcTGTTCAGGAATGGGAATGGCCTcgtggcattatcactggactgttcatccagagaccCCGGTAATGTActggggatccaggtttgaatccccaaggcagatggtggaatttgaattcaacaaagacaaaaatctggaataaggAATTTAATGATAATGGTAAATCAAATGtagattgttggaaaaatccaactgcttcactaatgtcctttcgggaagtaAATTGTGACCCTGACCTGGTCGCGctgacatatgactccagacccacggcaatgtgGCTGACGCTTAAACTCCCCTCTGAGCCatcaatgctggcctagccagcgatgcccacatcccatgaatgaatattttaaaaagaaacttaccaggaacaccaatagcAGCAATAGTGATGTAATATACTTTATCAACAATGGTGAACAACTGCAGCATTTTGTGTATGAAGGTTCTGCTCCTGGGTGATGAAGCTAAAACCTttgaattgaacacagtattacTATGATCAGAAACTATTTTATTCTCTTTTGGATTCCCAAGGAAATGTTAAATTTGCATCATTGCTATTTTTATCTCTGTTAGGGAAAATATGTCACCACCAAGATATTAAATCCCTgttgcattcaaatcatttagtTCTGACTTCGTAAGAAAATATCAAAGAGACGGCTTACAGCTTTCGTGACTCATTGGTAGAACAATCCCTGTGAGAAATGAATTGCAGAAATTATAGAATcaaagagttatacagcacggaaacagaccctaggTTAAATGTGTCTGCGCTGGccagacattccaatctgacctggtcccatttgccagcagtttgcccatatccctctaaataatTTCTCTTCTTATgcctatccaggtgccttttcaatgttataattgaACCAGCCTCTATCTCCTCATCTgtaagctcattccatacatgcaccaccttctgcatggaaaggttgtccctcaggttcatAAATCAATGCAGCATCCCAAACTCCTTCAGAGACTGTAATCAGTACTTGTGTTTGACAGGTCCAGCGACCTGAGTTGAACAACCAAAGTAATACAGCAGCTCAAGCTAATAAGGTGCTGCTGCTTCCAAGGAGGCATCTCAatcaaacacagagacatagaatATACGAGTAGGGTGagcccattcagtccttcaaaccTACTTCACCCCCCAACACTAATGATGGCCTATCATCCAACATCAGCCCCTGCTCCCAGCTTTCTCCTGACATCCTTTAATCCCTTTATCCAAAAATAAAGATTGCtttcttgaaaatatttaatgctatggcagagaattccatgggATCACCACACTGTGGATGAAGAGGTTTTTGTGCTATCTTTGCACTCAAAGATTTATTTCTTATCTTGTAAACTGTGGTTCTGGATGGACCAATCATTGAGAACAGTCTTCTTATATTTACAATGACCTCATAATCAATTAACCCAAGGACATTTGTTTTAATGTT
The DNA window shown above is from Chiloscyllium punctatum isolate Juve2018m chromosome 34, sChiPun1.3, whole genome shotgun sequence and carries:
- the LOC140458968 gene encoding probable G-protein coupled receptor 139 is translated as MLQLFTIVDKVYYITIAAIGVPVNTLAIAILSQGKCVLSRCTTHYLVAMATADLMVIVTDVILYQLNHYFYQGSFLHLTPACIGIQFLLYVSSDCSVWFTVTFSADWFVTICCRRLKLKYYLVKIVAVILLTTFILFFIKNVPIFITREPVMVVDNVHWSCQMKASYFTELRWMVYDWFDKVLTPLLPFSLVLLFNALTVRYVLVVNRIRKGLRSQNTEEKRSDPEMESRRKSMILLFTISSSFILLWSPYAINFLYYRIATIDTKSYNDSLHIFERIRYILLSLSCCTNTFIYGVTQSKFRKQFMSAVKYPLTAISRVFTFRMN